Proteins encoded by one window of Cellvibrio sp. KY-GH-1:
- a CDS encoding MBL fold metallo-hydrolase — MLHYQIIPVTHYQQNCTLLWCDQTRDAAVVDPGGDVERILAEAAALDVKLSQILLTHGHLDHVGATAALVKRLGLPVIGPHADDLFWINLLPQQAQMMGFVPVEGFVPTRLLNHNDRVKVGNTELKVLHCPGHTPGHVIFFDPESRLAQVGDVLFKGSIGRTDFPRGNHQDLLNSIRERVFPLGDDVRFIPGHGPMSTFGHERATNPFVADKNFG, encoded by the coding sequence GTGCTGCATTACCAGATTATTCCCGTTACTCATTACCAACAAAATTGCACCTTGCTCTGGTGCGATCAAACCCGTGATGCGGCGGTGGTTGACCCAGGTGGTGATGTCGAGCGAATTCTGGCCGAGGCCGCGGCTCTTGATGTGAAGCTCTCGCAAATCCTGCTTACTCACGGCCATCTGGATCACGTGGGTGCCACGGCCGCGCTGGTGAAGCGCCTTGGGCTTCCAGTAATCGGTCCACATGCGGACGATCTTTTCTGGATCAACCTGCTGCCACAGCAGGCGCAGATGATGGGCTTTGTGCCTGTTGAGGGTTTTGTGCCAACGCGCCTGTTAAATCACAACGATAGGGTCAAGGTCGGAAATACCGAGCTAAAGGTATTGCATTGCCCTGGACACACTCCCGGTCACGTTATTTTCTTTGATCCCGAGTCGCGTCTCGCGCAAGTGGGCGACGTGCTCTTCAAAGGCTCCATTGGCAGAACCGATTTTCCTCGCGGCAATCACCAGGATCTACTTAACTCGATTCGCGAGCGGGTATTTCCCTTGGGTGATGATGTGCGTTTTATTCCCGGCCACGGCCCCATGTCCACGTTTGGCCATGAACGGGCCACAAATCCTTTTGTTGCCGATAAAAACTTTGGTTGA
- a CDS encoding LEA type 2 family protein, whose product MAKISAKIIFGCNKFFLITVCMLLASCASLQPKLEQPGVKVAGLQLLPTQGFSQPIEVSLLISNPNDRDLSLRGISYTIGIENFDLLSGVSNELPVLTAYKETPVKVVVTANVLQLVKLLEHFGRNGIREEVNYNFAAKLDFSAWLPALRVNEKGAIPLVQKRK is encoded by the coding sequence ATGGCTAAAATTTCCGCAAAAATAATATTTGGTTGCAATAAGTTTTTTTTAATAACCGTTTGTATGTTGCTGGCAAGTTGTGCCAGTTTGCAGCCAAAGCTTGAGCAGCCGGGCGTGAAAGTGGCCGGATTGCAGTTGTTGCCCACACAAGGGTTTAGTCAGCCCATCGAAGTTAGCTTATTAATCTCCAATCCCAATGATCGCGATTTATCCTTGCGTGGAATTTCCTATACCATCGGCATTGAGAATTTTGACTTGCTCAGCGGAGTGAGCAACGAATTGCCAGTACTGACTGCCTATAAGGAAACACCGGTAAAAGTCGTGGTGACCGCCAATGTGCTGCAGCTGGTGAAATTGCTGGAGCATTTTGGCCGCAATGGGATACGTGAAGAAGTGAATTACAATTTTGCAGCCAAGCTGGATTTTAGTGCCTGGTTGCCGGCCTTGCGTGTCAATGAAAAAGGGGCCATTCCCTTGGTGCAAAAACGTAAATAA
- a CDS encoding M48 family metallopeptidase: MDEIIGLKKSPPPAEFGFEFSIARSARRRTVSIEVRAAKVVVRAPLNTAKSFLMAFLQQKAAWVRAKIAEQQVTMAARPEAAVYGQGSELAFMNERLRLVIGRGSRAAIARVGQELHLLLSARVRMSEQEQIRALLARWYQQQALQILTRKTADLCARAGLVCTSVKVRATRSKWGHCTSKGAIQYNWQILLAPEAIVDYLVAHEVSHLRHQNHSAEFWALVANLCPSCKADRVWLKANGARLCL, translated from the coding sequence ATGGATGAAATAATCGGGCTAAAAAAATCCCCGCCGCCCGCTGAGTTTGGGTTTGAGTTTTCCATCGCTCGCTCCGCACGGCGACGCACGGTAAGTATTGAAGTGCGCGCTGCCAAAGTAGTTGTCCGCGCACCCCTCAACACGGCGAAATCCTTTTTAATGGCGTTCCTACAGCAAAAAGCCGCTTGGGTCAGGGCCAAAATTGCCGAGCAGCAAGTGACTATGGCGGCGCGGCCAGAGGCCGCAGTCTATGGGCAAGGCAGTGAGCTAGCGTTTATGAATGAGCGCTTGCGTTTGGTGATAGGGCGCGGTTCCCGGGCCGCGATTGCGCGCGTAGGGCAGGAGCTGCATCTGTTGTTGTCAGCGCGGGTGCGCATGAGTGAGCAGGAACAAATTCGCGCCTTGTTGGCGCGTTGGTACCAGCAGCAAGCGCTGCAAATCCTTACGCGCAAAACGGCCGATCTGTGCGCACGCGCGGGGCTCGTCTGTACGTCCGTAAAAGTGCGGGCAACTCGTTCAAAGTGGGGGCATTGCACGAGCAAAGGTGCAATCCAATATAACTGGCAGATACTGCTGGCCCCGGAAGCTATAGTCGATTATCTTGTCGCCCACGAAGTCAGCCACCTGCGCCACCAAAACCACAGTGCCGAGTTTTGGGCCTTGGTAGCTAACCTCTGCCCCTCGTGCAAGGCTGATCGCGTCTGGTTAAAAGCCAACGGCGCAAGGCTCTGTTTATAA
- a CDS encoding DUF2750 domain-containing protein codes for MNDTVTIEPLGDDPAENLDRFIVEAMELGCVWGLQGPDGWALSASEDHDDVDVMPFWSQESFARAHCVDDWAGYQPVPVDLEEFLEDWLPGMHEDVLLVGINWNEELEGEEMEPLDLLEEFEAEMSD; via the coding sequence ATGAACGATACAGTGACTATTGAACCATTAGGTGATGATCCCGCCGAAAATCTCGACCGTTTTATTGTGGAGGCTATGGAATTAGGCTGTGTATGGGGCTTGCAAGGGCCGGATGGTTGGGCGCTCAGCGCTTCTGAAGATCATGACGATGTGGACGTAATGCCTTTCTGGTCGCAAGAGTCCTTTGCGCGCGCCCATTGTGTGGATGATTGGGCCGGTTATCAGCCAGTACCGGTAGACCTTGAAGAGTTTTTGGAAGATTGGCTGCCTGGAATGCATGAGGATGTCTTGCTGGTGGGCATAAATTGGAACGAAGAGCTTGAAGGTGAAGAGATGGAACCGCTGGATTTACTCGAAGAGTTCGAAGCTGAGATGAGTGACTAG